A DNA window from Mya arenaria isolate MELC-2E11 chromosome 17, ASM2691426v1 contains the following coding sequences:
- the LOC128222725 gene encoding uncharacterized protein LOC128222725: MTTGYIVDTFISLVNGISETITAVKEFLKIILEVNNNVMAILIQSTANFLSGIWAVLKFIYLVIYTLTVCVGDFVMELVNFMSAFLYLLWKVVLLFYSLLDLAFHFVECLCYFIWTGGKWTAETIKVSGQNLTENGLSTWKYFVLSLQEFTSSIIGGFAMIGACVQTSAIHIFQGFCLSYNYVCELMYDIDGKVKDMVRLCTDNIYFFVKDYLLNMPREAYLGMLVTILCGIICTNIYRILSSEGLTFPMQGWFQTSIISDYDDDDDDDVEYYDANARAEFSDDEDIWDITVRDVDDEFNDEYNMTTDVSDSSDSSDGEFSDEELEIDSDSDIDSIAASESEMSEINIQLPDVSNRKNMQRSATPARFNKEMSPEDLKRCIALEKEKRICVVCQDQNKSVLILPCRHMCLCVDCGDQIARSRSRSRRVCPLCRTKINTIMNVYM; encoded by the coding sequence ATGACTACTGGCTACATTGTAGATACTTTCATTAGTCTAGTGAATGGAATATCAGAAACTATAACAGCTGTTAAAGAATTCCTAAAAATCATTCTTGAAGTCAACAACAACGTCATGGCCATCCTCATTCAAAGCACCGCAAACTTCTTGTCTGGCATTTGGGCAGTGCTAAAATTCATATATCTTGTGATCTATACTTTAACCGTTTGTGTAGGAGACTTTGTAATGGAACTTGTAAATTTTATGTCTGCATTTCTTTACCTTCTTTGGAAAGTTGTGCTTTTGTTCTACAGTTTGCTCGACTTAGCATTCCATTTTGTAGAATGTTTGTGCTACTTCATATGGACTGGTGGCAAATGGACAGCAGAAACAATTAAAGTGTCCGGACAGAATCTGACAGAAAACGGTCTTAGTACCTGGAAGTATTTTGTGCTATCACTACAAGAATTTACTTCATCCATAATCGGTGGTTTTGCTATGATAGGTGCCTGTGTTCAAACTTCTGCCATTCATATTTTCCAAGGCTTTTGCCTGTCATACAACTACGTATGTGAACTGATGTATGATATAGATGGTAAAGTTAAAGATATGGTAAGATTATGCACTgacaatatttacttttttgtaaaggACTATTTGCTCAACATGCCAAGGGAAGCATATTTAGGGATGTTGGTAACAATATTGTGTGGCATTATCTGTACAAATATTTACCGAATACTTTCATCTGAAGGACTGACATTTCCAATGCAAGGATGGTTTCAGACCAGCATTATcagtgattatgatgatgatgatgatgatgatgttgagtATTATGATGCCAATGCACGAGCAGAGTTTTCTGACGATGAAGATATTTGGGATATAACTGTACGTGATGTAGATGATGAGTTTAATGATGAGTATAATATGACCACTGATGTCAGTGATAGTTCAGATAGCAGTGATGGGGAATTCTCAGATGAGGAGTTAGAGATTGATTCTGATTCAGATATCGACAGTATTGCAGCTAGTGAGAGCGAGATGAGTGAAATTAACATCCAGCTTCCAGATGTGAGCAATCGTAAAAACATGCAACGATCAGCCACACCAGCTAGGTTTAACAAGGAAATGTCACCTGAAGACCTTAAAAGATGTATTGCTTTGGAAAAGGAAAAACGTATTTGTGTAGTTTGTCAGGACCAGAATAAATCAGTGCTAATTCTACCTTGTCGACATATGTGCCTGTGTGTAGATTGTGGGGACCAAATagctaggtcaaggtcaaggtcaaggagAGTATGTCCTCTGTGTCGGACAAAAATCAACACTATCATGAATGTTTACATGTGA
- the LOC128222726 gene encoding interferon-induced protein 44-like yields MKTPQDWLDYGNKGVLSKGDIMNNDLHVTELEVYKVTEQLQALTPAPWRKIKEESLEAQSELIGSLKPCKEQGVSDFRVLLLGPTGSGKSSFVNTVRSTFMGRLSQKAACGLGPRGCTLAYTPYTVQTKDRKNLSLRLCDTPGLTENLGIVDVAFLLGGHVKDHHKFFAANQIDVESSDFVQKPQPRNKIHSVVFVLSVSDVNDPSTGLFEKLMEIKTMLNGKGIPYNTVLTKIDEVCENTEDIYKCAAVGEVVEKVAVKLGVSRNTVFPVKNYENEVELDEHVGALALISLKHILYSAADASDAESAGETTESDVI; encoded by the exons ATGAAAACTCCACAAGACTGGTTAGACTATGGCAACAAAGGTGTTCTATCGAAGGGAGACATTATGAATAACGACCTACATGTGACTGAACTGGAAGTGTATAAAGTAACAG AACAGTTACAGGCATTAACGCCCGCTCCATGGCGTAAGATTAAAGAGGAG TCACTGGAAGCCCAGTCAGAATTGATCGGATCTTTAAAGCCATGCAAAGAGCAGGGTGTTTCTGACTTTCGGGTTTTGCTGCTTGGTCCGACAGGAAGCGGGAAGTCCAGCTTTGTAAACACGGTCCGGTCTACTTTCATGGGTCGGCTGTCGCAAAAGGCGGCTTGTGGGTTGGGTCCAAGAGGCTGTACCCTTGCT TACACACCATACACTGTGCAGACAAAGGATCGAAAAAATTTAAGCCTACGCCTGTGTGACACTCCGGGACTCACAGAAAATCTGGGAATTGTAGATGTTGCCTTTCTACTAGGGGGACATGTGAAAGATCACCATAAG TTCTTTGCTGCCAACCAGATAGATGTCGAGTCTAGCGACTTTGTACAGAAGCCACAACCACGAAACAAAATCCACTCGGTCGTCTTTGTGTTATCTGTTAGTGACGTCAATGATCCGAGCACGGGTCTCTTTGAAAAGCTGATGGAAATAAAGACCATGTTAAATGGAAAGG GTATACCGTACAACACTGTTCTGACAAAGATCGACGAAGTATGTGAAAACACAGAAGACATCTACAAATGCGCAGCCGTCGGAGAGGTGGTGGAAAAAGTTGCTGTCAAGCTAGGGGTATCGCGCAATACCGTATTTCCCGTTAAGAATTATGAGAACGAGGTTGAACTCGACGAACACGTGGGAGCTCTTGCCTTGATATCATTGAAGCATATATTGTACAGCGCGGCAGATGCCAGTGACGCGGAGAGTGCTGGAGAGACTACCGAGTCTGATGTGATTTAA